In the genome of Streptomyces racemochromogenes, one region contains:
- a CDS encoding glutamyl-tRNA reductase, translated as MSLLVVGLSHRSAPVSVLERASLSADAKVKLLHDTLAAEPAAEATVLATCNRIELYADVEKFHAGVAELSTLLAQHSGVALEELTPYLYVHYEDRAVHHLFSVACGLDSMVVGEGQILGQIKDALALGQELHTAGRLINDLFQQALRVGKRAHSETGIDRAGQSLVTFGLEQLAAHQPVGEWAAGKRALVIGAGSMSSLAAATLARVGVAEVVVANRTAERAERLAEILVASGTGVAARAVPMSAVAGELARVDVVVSCTGATGLVLTGDDVTAALTDAGAPAGLSPTPPLPETGGEPPAPSWGLRPQTPAPQMPAGLENGAAPQAAGPGTADGFAAPQAAGPAVADGFAAAGVLGSAFAAAPQAGVDAEVVARLAAAAQAGRRIADAGAVRTITAPAPVEADGCPVGLDAPAEGVGSVGGGRSALAGVDAGSLELHGAWADQGEAAAQRQPRRAARALADGAVPVRLALLDLAMPRDIDGAVHRIPGVRLVDIESLAEASADAPMAADVDAVRAIVAAEVAAFGAAQRAAHITPTVVALRAMAAEVVAMEVARLDGRVPDLDERQRAEVTQTVRRVVDKLLHAPTVRVKQLASEPGGAGYAEALRELFDLDPQTVASVSRADAADPMNDDPGRAS; from the coding sequence ATGAGTCTGCTCGTCGTAGGCCTGAGCCACCGCAGCGCGCCGGTGAGCGTGCTGGAGCGGGCCTCGCTGTCCGCCGACGCCAAGGTCAAGCTGCTGCACGACACCCTGGCCGCCGAGCCGGCGGCCGAGGCGACCGTGCTGGCCACGTGCAACCGCATCGAGCTCTACGCCGACGTGGAGAAGTTCCACGCCGGCGTCGCCGAGCTGTCCACGCTGCTGGCCCAGCACAGCGGGGTCGCGCTGGAGGAGCTCACGCCGTACCTGTACGTGCACTACGAGGACCGGGCGGTGCACCACCTGTTCTCGGTGGCGTGCGGGCTGGACTCGATGGTCGTCGGCGAGGGCCAGATCCTCGGCCAGATCAAGGACGCGCTGGCGTTGGGGCAGGAGCTCCACACGGCGGGCCGGCTGATCAACGACCTGTTCCAGCAGGCGCTGCGGGTCGGCAAGCGGGCGCACTCCGAGACCGGGATCGACCGGGCCGGGCAGTCGCTGGTGACCTTCGGCCTGGAGCAGCTCGCCGCGCACCAGCCGGTGGGGGAGTGGGCCGCGGGGAAGAGGGCGCTGGTGATCGGCGCCGGGTCGATGTCCTCGCTGGCGGCGGCGACGCTCGCGCGGGTGGGTGTCGCCGAGGTGGTCGTGGCGAACCGGACCGCGGAGCGGGCGGAGCGTCTTGCGGAGATTTTGGTTGCCTCGGGCACTGGTGTCGCGGCCCGGGCCGTTCCGATGTCCGCCGTGGCGGGGGAGCTCGCGCGGGTGGACGTCGTCGTGTCCTGTACCGGGGCCACCGGGCTGGTGCTGACCGGGGACGACGTCACGGCTGCCCTCACCGATGCCGGGGCCCCTGCGGGGCTCTCCCCCACCCCGCCCCTTCCCGAAACCGGGGGCGAGCCCCCGGCCCCCTCCTGGGGGCTCCGCCCCCAGACTCCCGCGCCTCAAATGCCGGCGGGGCTGGAGAACGGGGCTGCGCCCCAGGCCGCCGGGCCGGGGACGGCCGACGGCTTCGCCGCGCCCCAGGCCGCCGGGCCGGCGGTGGCCGACGGCTTCGCCGCGGCCGGTGTGCTGGGCTCGGCCTTCGCGGCTGCGCCGCAGGCCGGGGTCGACGCCGAGGTCGTGGCGCGGCTTGCGGCCGCAGCCCAGGCCGGGCGGCGGATCGCCGATGCCGGGGCCGTGCGGACGATCACCGCGCCCGCGCCCGTCGAGGCGGACGGGTGTCCCGTCGGGCTGGACGCGCCCGCTGAAGGGGTCGGGTCGGTCGGCGGCGGCCGCTCGGCGCTGGCCGGGGTCGACGCCGGGTCGCTCGAACTGCACGGGGCCTGGGCCGATCAGGGTGAGGCCGCCGCGCAGCGGCAGCCGCGGCGGGCGGCGCGGGCGCTGGCCGACGGGGCCGTTCCTGTACGGCTGGCGCTGCTGGACCTGGCCATGCCCCGGGACATCGACGGGGCCGTGCACCGGATTCCGGGCGTTCGGCTCGTCGACATCGAGAGCCTCGCGGAGGCGTCCGCGGACGCGCCGATGGCCGCCGACGTCGACGCCGTACGCGCGATCGTCGCCGCGGAAGTGGCCGCGTTCGGCGCCGCGCAGCGGGCCGCGCACATCACGCCCACCGTCGTCGCCCTGCGGGCGATGGCCGCCGAGGTCGTCGCCATGGAGGTGGCACGGCTCGACGGGCGGGTACCCGATCTCGACGAACGGCAGCGCGCGGAGGTCACCCAGACCGTGCGCCGCGTCGTCGACAAGCTCCTCCACGCGCCGACCGTGCGCGTCAAGCAGCTCGCGAGCGAGCCCGGCGGCGCCGGGTACGCGGAGGCGCTGCGCGAACTCTTCGACCTCGACCCTCAGACGGTGGCTTCCGTCAGCCGGGCGGACGCGGCCGATCCGATGAACGACGACCCAGGACGGGCATCATGA
- a CDS encoding DUF1876 domain-containing protein, with amino-acid sequence MATLAGWHVELEFTEDGHRTNAAAMLRLGDGCEMRARGYAMRHPSDPEQLRVGEEIAGSRALMDLASQLLQKAHTEIDEVSGKHSYPLKR; translated from the coding sequence ATGGCCACGCTCGCGGGATGGCACGTGGAGCTGGAGTTCACCGAGGACGGCCACCGCACCAACGCGGCGGCCATGCTCAGGCTCGGTGACGGCTGCGAGATGAGGGCGCGCGGCTACGCCATGCGCCATCCCTCCGACCCGGAGCAGCTGCGGGTCGGTGAGGAGATCGCGGGCTCGCGGGCCCTCATGGACCTGGCGTCGCAGCTGCTCCAGAAGGCGCACACGGAGATCGACGAGGTCTCCGGCAAGCACTCCTACCCGCTCAAGCGCTAG
- a CDS encoding ABC transporter permease has translation MTATALTMAGRSLRISRRSPDALIAALMLPVMLMLIFVYFFGGAIDTGTEYVTYVVPGAMLLCAGFGAASTAVSVADDMSKGIVDRLRSLDVGGVPILAGHVAASVVRNLLSTTLVLLVALAIGFRPSGGPLALLAAAGLLVAYITAISWLAAALGLLAKTPEAAGGFTFLMMFLPYPSSAFVPIDTMPSWLHGFAGHQPLTPVIESLRALLLDQPAGSTPWTALAWCAGITALALALATALFRTRTR, from the coding sequence ATGACCGCCACCGCCCTCACCATGGCCGGGCGCAGCCTGCGCATCAGCCGGCGCAGCCCGGACGCGCTGATCGCCGCCCTGATGCTGCCGGTCATGCTGATGCTGATCTTCGTCTACTTCTTCGGCGGGGCCATCGACACCGGCACCGAGTACGTGACCTACGTGGTCCCGGGGGCGATGCTGCTGTGCGCCGGCTTCGGCGCGGCGAGCACCGCCGTGAGCGTGGCCGACGACATGAGCAAGGGCATCGTCGACCGCCTGCGCTCCCTCGACGTCGGCGGCGTGCCCATCCTCGCCGGGCACGTCGCGGCCTCGGTCGTACGCAACCTGCTCTCCACCACCCTGGTGCTGCTGGTCGCCCTCGCGATCGGCTTCCGGCCCTCGGGCGGGCCGCTCGCCTTGCTGGCCGCCGCCGGGCTGCTCGTCGCGTACATCACCGCGATCTCCTGGCTCGCCGCCGCGCTGGGGCTGCTCGCCAAGACCCCGGAGGCGGCGGGCGGGTTCACCTTCCTGATGATGTTCCTGCCGTACCCCTCCAGCGCGTTCGTCCCGATCGACACCATGCCGTCCTGGCTACACGGCTTCGCCGGGCACCAGCCGCTGACGCCGGTCATCGAATCGCTGCGGGCCCTGCTGCTGGACCAGCCCGCGGGCAGCACCCCGTGGACGGCCCTCGCCTGGTGCGCGGGGATCACCGCCCTGGCCCTCGCCCTCGCGACGGCCCTGTTCCGGACGCGCACCCGCTAG
- a CDS encoding DUF1876 domain-containing protein, whose translation MKDAVGWHVDVKFDEDSERTRAAALVRLPDGSELRSHGYASRHPSDGNQPRVGEELAAARALGDLREQLLNKAHDEIDGASGRTSYPITR comes from the coding sequence ATGAAGGATGCCGTCGGATGGCATGTCGACGTGAAGTTCGATGAGGACAGCGAACGTACCCGCGCCGCCGCCCTCGTCCGCCTGCCGGACGGGAGCGAGCTGCGCTCGCACGGCTACGCCAGCCGTCACCCGAGCGACGGTAATCAGCCCCGGGTGGGCGAGGAGCTCGCGGCGGCGCGCGCGCTCGGCGACCTGAGGGAGCAGTTGCTCAACAAGGCGCACGACGAGATCGACGGCGCGTCGGGACGCACGTCGTACCCGATCACGCGCTGA
- a CDS encoding uroporphyrinogen-III synthase, translating to MNPSSPTTSPFAGVAAPGLVTFLGAGPGDPGLLTLRAVEALAAADVLIAEPEVLEVVRTHARAGVDTPQLTVADEMSAAAGVPAIRTPSTAADVANLVMEAARSGRRVVRAVTGDPGLEGNAAEEMLACAHQGIPFEVVPGVATAVGVPAYAGVPLRGEQGADVRFVDARHASARCWSEVGTSDCGVVVSATLETVASAAAELVAAGRKPETPLTVTVGGTTTRQRTWSATLGTIAQVFKQGKVLPSPEGSRPVIAVVGEQGAAARREELAWFESKPLFGWRVLVPRTKEQAASLSDQLRSYGAVPHEVPTIAVEPPRTPQQMERAVKGLVTGRYEWIAFTSVNAVKAVREKFEEYGLDARAFAGIKVAAVGEQTAAALVEFGVKPDLVPSGEQSAAGLLEDWPPYDPVFDPIDRVFLPRADIATETLVAGLIELGWEVDDVTAYRTVRASPPPADTREAIKGGGFDAVLFTSSSTVRNLVGIAGKPHNVTVIACIGPATAKTAEEHGLRVDVLSPEPSVGKLAEALAAYGEARREAAKAAGEVVARPSERRPGARRRRAT from the coding sequence TTGAACCCCTCAAGCCCCACCACCTCCCCCTTCGCGGGCGTAGCCGCCCCCGGGCTCGTCACCTTCCTCGGTGCGGGTCCGGGCGACCCGGGTCTGCTGACGCTGCGCGCCGTCGAGGCGCTCGCTGCCGCGGACGTACTGATCGCTGAGCCCGAGGTGCTGGAGGTCGTACGGACCCATGCGCGGGCGGGCGTCGACACGCCGCAGCTGACGGTCGCTGACGAGATGTCAGCAGCCGCCGGTGTCCCGGCGATCCGTACTCCCTCGACCGCCGCGGACGTTGCCAATCTTGTCATGGAGGCCGCGCGCTCCGGCAGGCGGGTCGTCCGTGCGGTGACGGGTGACCCCGGACTGGAGGGGAACGCGGCCGAGGAGATGCTCGCCTGCGCCCACCAGGGGATCCCCTTCGAGGTGGTGCCCGGTGTGGCGACCGCCGTCGGCGTGCCCGCGTACGCGGGTGTCCCGCTGCGCGGGGAGCAGGGCGCGGACGTGCGGTTCGTGGACGCCCGGCACGCCTCGGCGCGCTGCTGGAGCGAGGTCGGCACGAGCGACTGCGGCGTGGTGGTCTCGGCGACGCTGGAGACGGTCGCGAGCGCGGCCGCCGAGCTGGTGGCCGCCGGCCGCAAGCCGGAGACCCCGCTGACGGTGACCGTGGGCGGTACGACGACCCGGCAGCGGACCTGGAGCGCGACGCTGGGCACGATCGCCCAGGTGTTCAAGCAGGGCAAGGTGCTCCCCTCGCCCGAGGGTTCCCGGCCGGTGATAGCCGTGGTCGGTGAGCAGGGTGCCGCGGCGCGGCGCGAGGAGCTGGCCTGGTTCGAGTCGAAGCCGCTGTTCGGCTGGCGGGTCCTCGTACCGCGTACGAAGGAGCAGGCCGCTTCGCTCTCCGACCAGCTGCGTTCGTACGGTGCTGTGCCGCACGAGGTGCCGACCATCGCGGTGGAGCCGCCGCGCACCCCGCAGCAGATGGAGCGGGCGGTCAAGGGTCTGGTGACGGGCCGCTACGAGTGGATCGCCTTCACCTCGGTGAACGCCGTCAAGGCGGTGCGGGAGAAGTTCGAGGAGTACGGGCTCGACGCGCGTGCCTTCGCGGGCATCAAGGTCGCCGCGGTGGGCGAGCAGACCGCGGCCGCGCTGGTGGAGTTCGGTGTGAAGCCGGACCTGGTGCCGAGCGGTGAGCAGTCGGCCGCCGGGCTGCTGGAGGACTGGCCGCCGTACGACCCGGTCTTCGACCCGATCGACCGCGTCTTCCTGCCGCGCGCCGACATCGCCACGGAGACGCTGGTGGCCGGGCTGATAGAGCTGGGCTGGGAGGTGGACGACGTCACGGCGTACCGGACCGTGCGGGCGTCGCCGCCGCCGGCGGACACGCGTGAGGCGATCAAGGGCGGCGGTTTCGACGCCGTTCTGTTCACGTCGTCGTCCACCGTGCGGAACCTGGTCGGCATCGCCGGCAAGCCGCACAACGTGACCGTCATCGCCTGTATCGGGCCGGCGACGGCCAAGACGGCGGAGGAGCACGGCCTGCGCGTGGACGTCCTGTCGCCGGAGCCGAGCGTGGGCAAGCTGGCGGAGGCGCTGGCCGCGTACGGGGAGGCGCGCCGGGAGGCGGCCAAGGCGGCCGGCGAGGTGGTGGCCCGCCCGAGCGAGCGGCGGCCGGGCGCGCGCCGGCGTCGCGCGACGTGA
- the hemB gene encoding porphobilinogen synthase, with protein sequence MSAYGSFPGSRPRRLRTTPAMRRMVAEYRLHPSDLILPAFVREGISEPLAISAMPGVVQHTRDTLRKAAVEAVEAGVAGIMLFGVPADENKDALGTAGTEPDGILQVAIRDVKAEVGDDLVIMSDLCLDEYTDHGHCGVLDEHGRVDNDATLERYAEMAQVQADAGVHVVGPSGMMDGQVGVIRDALDETGHEDVAVLAYTAKYSSAFYGPFREAVASSLQGDRKTYQQDPANARESLRELALDLEEGADMVMVKPAGPYLDILHRVAEAVDVPVAAYQISGEYAMVEAAAEKGWIERDRAIMETLLGIKRAGADTILTYWATEVAGWLRAER encoded by the coding sequence ATGAGCGCGTACGGATCCTTCCCCGGCTCGCGGCCCCGTCGGCTGCGTACCACCCCGGCGATGCGGCGGATGGTCGCGGAGTACCGGCTGCACCCCTCGGACCTGATCCTGCCGGCGTTCGTGCGCGAGGGCATCAGCGAGCCGCTGGCGATCTCGGCGATGCCGGGCGTGGTGCAGCACACCCGGGACACGCTGCGGAAGGCCGCCGTGGAGGCGGTCGAGGCGGGCGTCGCGGGGATCATGCTCTTCGGTGTTCCGGCGGACGAGAACAAGGACGCGCTGGGCACGGCGGGCACGGAGCCGGACGGCATCCTCCAGGTGGCGATCCGCGACGTGAAGGCCGAGGTCGGCGACGACCTGGTGATCATGTCGGACCTGTGCCTGGACGAGTACACCGACCACGGCCACTGCGGGGTCCTGGACGAGCACGGCCGCGTCGACAACGACGCGACGCTGGAGCGGTACGCGGAGATGGCGCAGGTCCAGGCCGACGCGGGCGTCCACGTGGTGGGTCCGAGCGGGATGATGGACGGCCAGGTCGGCGTGATCCGCGACGCGCTGGACGAGACGGGCCACGAGGACGTGGCGGTCCTGGCCTACACGGCGAAGTACTCCTCCGCCTTCTACGGCCCCTTCCGCGAGGCCGTCGCCTCCTCGCTCCAGGGCGACCGCAAGACCTACCAGCAGGACCCGGCGAACGCCCGCGAGTCGCTGCGGGAGCTGGCGCTGGACCTGGAGGAGGGCGCCGACATGGTCATGGTGAAGCCGGCCGGCCCCTACCTGGACATCCTGCACCGGGTCGCCGAGGCCGTGGACGTGCCGGTGGCGGCGTACCAGATCAGCGGCGAGTACGCGATGGTCGAGGCGGCCGCGGAGAAGGGCTGGATCGAGCGCGACCGGGCGATCATGGAGACGCTGCTCGGCATCAAGCGGGCGGGCGCGGACACGATCCTGACGTACTGGGCGACCGAGGTCGCGGGCTGGCTGCGCGCCGAGCGCTGA
- a CDS encoding helix-turn-helix transcriptional regulator: protein MPPRKRVPKNGTALKMVGAQVAVLRLRKNLTQRALAKLAAVDEETIASIEQGRRRLMPDVAEALDRILESGGVLAAAAQHIPAVDQLPVWAEEFIDLEQEAVDLSSYENQVIPGLLQTEAYAQAVFTNEIPALSQRKISDRIAIRMDRQKILRRAEPPNLSYVISEAALHDQLGGHDVHREALRYLRACADLRGVTIQIMTLGRQSHAGLSGPFVLIMTPDLQQIAYAETQRGSQLISDPSEVSILSRKYAMLRTQALNPEETKGLLDGLLGEQ, encoded by the coding sequence ATGCCTCCGAGGAAACGTGTACCGAAGAACGGCACCGCCCTGAAGATGGTCGGGGCGCAAGTGGCCGTTCTGCGCCTCCGCAAGAACCTCACTCAGCGTGCGCTGGCCAAGTTGGCCGCCGTGGACGAGGAGACCATCGCTTCGATCGAGCAGGGCCGCCGCCGCCTGATGCCCGATGTCGCGGAGGCGCTGGACCGGATCCTGGAATCGGGCGGTGTACTGGCCGCGGCCGCGCAGCACATTCCGGCGGTGGACCAGTTGCCCGTGTGGGCCGAGGAGTTCATCGACCTGGAACAGGAGGCCGTCGATCTGTCCTCGTACGAGAATCAGGTCATCCCCGGACTGCTCCAGACGGAGGCCTACGCCCAGGCGGTCTTCACCAATGAGATCCCCGCGCTCAGCCAGCGGAAGATCTCCGACCGGATCGCCATAAGGATGGACCGCCAGAAGATCCTGCGCCGCGCGGAGCCGCCGAACCTCAGCTACGTGATCTCCGAGGCTGCGCTGCACGACCAGCTCGGCGGTCACGATGTGCACCGAGAAGCGCTGCGCTACCTGCGCGCATGTGCCGACCTTCGCGGTGTGACGATCCAGATCATGACCCTGGGGCGGCAGAGTCACGCGGGCCTCTCGGGCCCCTTCGTCCTCATCATGACGCCGGACCTTCAGCAAATCGCGTACGCCGAGACACAGCGCGGCAGCCAGCTCATCTCTGACCCCAGCGAGGTCAGCATCCTGTCCCGCAAGTATGCAATGCTGCGGACTCAGGCCCTCAACCCGGAAGAGACGAAGGGCCTGTTGGACGGGTTGCTAGGAGAGCAATGA
- the hemC gene encoding hydroxymethylbilane synthase, with product MNTRPDQPLRLGTRRSKLAMSQSGHVAEAVRAITGRPVELVEITTYGDVSRENLAQIGGTGVFVTALRDALVRGEVDFAVHSLKDLPTAQPDELVIAAMPKREDPRDALVARDGLTFEQLPDGARVGTGSPRRMAQLNAYARSLGKSVETVAIRGNVDTRIGFVRAGELDAVVLAAAGLNRIGRGDEATDLLSVDNVLPAPGQGALAVECLASDADLISALGRLDDPHTRAAVTAERALLAALEAGCSAPVGALADLLADGQIVNEMRLRGVVGTLDGSTLVQLSTTGPVPQSYDEAMALGRELADEMLAKGAAGLMGERSL from the coding sequence ATGAACACACGTCCCGACCAGCCCCTCAGGCTCGGCACGCGGCGCAGCAAGCTGGCCATGTCCCAGTCCGGGCACGTCGCCGAGGCGGTACGGGCGATCACCGGCCGGCCCGTCGAGCTCGTGGAGATCACGACCTACGGTGACGTGTCCCGCGAGAACCTCGCGCAGATCGGCGGCACCGGCGTGTTCGTCACGGCGCTGCGCGACGCGCTGGTGCGCGGCGAGGTCGACTTCGCCGTGCACTCGCTGAAGGACCTGCCGACGGCGCAGCCCGATGAGCTGGTCATCGCGGCCATGCCCAAGCGCGAGGACCCGCGCGACGCGCTGGTGGCCCGCGACGGTCTGACCTTCGAGCAGCTGCCGGACGGGGCCCGCGTGGGTACCGGTTCGCCGCGCCGCATGGCGCAGCTGAACGCGTACGCCCGCAGCCTGGGGAAGTCCGTCGAGACCGTCGCGATCCGCGGCAACGTCGACACCCGGATCGGCTTCGTGCGCGCCGGGGAGCTGGACGCGGTCGTGCTGGCCGCGGCCGGCCTGAACCGGATCGGGCGCGGCGACGAGGCGACCGACCTGCTGTCGGTCGACAACGTCCTGCCCGCGCCCGGCCAGGGTGCCCTGGCCGTGGAGTGCCTCGCCTCCGACGCGGACCTCATCTCCGCGCTCGGCCGGCTCGACGACCCGCACACGCGGGCCGCCGTGACCGCGGAGCGTGCGCTCCTCGCCGCCCTGGAGGCCGGGTGCAGCGCACCCGTGGGCGCGCTCGCCGACCTTCTGGCCGACGGGCAGATTGTCAATGAAATGCGCCTGCGTGGTGTCGTCGGGACCCTCGACGGTTCGACGCTGGTGCAGCTGTCCACCACCGGTCCCGTGCCCCAGTCGTACGACGAGGCCATGGCGCTCGGCCGCGAACTCGCGGACGAGATGCTGGCCAAGGGCGCGGCCGGTCTGATGGGGGAGCGATCCCTTTGA
- a CDS encoding ATP-binding protein yields MRERLFPRTFQTVPAARAYTRDTLTTWDVTDRQADIVLCVSELATNALRHGVPRGRAYRLRLLNFGCCVRIEVHDSGPGRSRILGRPHGNGLLIVERVSDEWGVLPRRPGKVVWAEFHAHG; encoded by the coding sequence ATGCGCGAGCGGTTGTTCCCCCGGACCTTCCAAACGGTGCCCGCCGCACGCGCATACACCCGCGACACGCTCACCACCTGGGACGTAACCGACCGCCAGGCGGACATCGTGCTCTGCGTCAGCGAACTGGCCACCAACGCCCTCCGCCACGGCGTCCCGCGCGGCCGCGCCTACCGCCTCCGGCTCCTCAACTTCGGCTGCTGCGTACGGATCGAGGTGCATGACAGCGGGCCCGGGCGGTCGCGGATCCTCGGGCGGCCGCACGGGAACGGGCTGCTGATCGTCGAGCGCGTCTCCGACGAGTGGGGGGTGCTGCCCCGGCGGCCCGGCAAGGTCGTCTGGGCCGAGTTCCACGCACACGGGTGA
- a CDS encoding ATP-binding cassette domain-containing protein — protein MNDHALYARALTKSYDGTRVLDGLDLAVPKGSVLALLGPNGAGKTTTVRILATLTAPDSGTARVAGHDITGARALVRERIALTGQFAALDDLQTGTETLRMTGRLAGLSARDARTRADELLERFGLSEVAGALSKTYSGGMRRRLDLAASLVGRPEVLFLDEPTTGLDPRSRLELWDAVREMRADGTTVLLTTQYLEEADRLADRVTVLDSGKITAEGTPAELKARVAGHRLDLTLTSRRAYEALAARAVHHAPDDLTLGLATDGSAAQVRALLDELDPDRTTVARFAVRSATLDDVFLALTGASR, from the coding sequence GTGAACGACCACGCCCTGTACGCCCGCGCCCTGACCAAGTCCTACGACGGCACCCGCGTCCTCGACGGCCTCGACCTGGCCGTCCCGAAGGGCTCCGTACTCGCCCTCCTCGGCCCCAACGGGGCGGGCAAGACCACCACCGTCCGCATCCTCGCCACCCTCACCGCCCCCGACTCCGGGACCGCGCGCGTCGCCGGGCACGACATCACCGGCGCGCGGGCCCTCGTACGCGAACGCATCGCGCTCACCGGGCAGTTCGCCGCCCTGGACGACCTCCAGACCGGCACCGAGACCCTCCGCATGACCGGGCGGCTGGCCGGGCTCTCCGCCCGCGACGCCCGCACCCGCGCGGACGAACTCCTGGAGCGCTTCGGCCTGTCGGAGGTCGCGGGTGCGCTCAGCAAGACCTACTCCGGCGGGATGCGGCGCCGCCTGGACCTCGCCGCGAGCCTCGTCGGGCGGCCCGAGGTGCTCTTCCTGGACGAGCCCACCACCGGGCTCGACCCGCGCAGCCGCCTCGAACTCTGGGACGCCGTACGGGAGATGCGCGCCGACGGCACCACCGTCCTGCTCACCACCCAGTACCTGGAGGAAGCCGACCGGCTCGCCGACCGGGTCACCGTCCTCGACAGCGGGAAGATCACCGCCGAGGGCACCCCGGCCGAGCTGAAGGCCCGCGTCGCCGGGCACCGCCTCGACCTCACCCTCACCAGCCGCCGCGCCTACGAGGCCCTCGCCGCCCGCGCCGTGCACCACGCCCCCGACGACCTGACGCTGGGCCTGGCCACCGACGGCTCCGCCGCCCAGGTGCGGGCCCTGCTCGACGAACTCGACCCCGACCGCACCACCGTCGCCCGCTTCGCCGTGCGCAGCGCCACCCTCGACGACGTATTCCTCGCCCTGACGGGAGCATCCCGATGA
- a CDS encoding TetR/AcrR family transcriptional regulator, translated as MSLQMAWGLRERPGKGPRPTLTLPKIVDAAVALAATEGMDAVSMGRVAKELGVSTMSLYRYVTAKEELYILMSEAGVGTPPPLPPEAEGWDWRALLTDWAYAQRTLLMTKPWILRIPLNAPPASPNQLAWMERGLASMAGTALEEGEKLSAIILIGGLVRNEATMAADMMDAIIKSGVAPDQVIGRYVKTLNLLTASDTHPALTRLLSSGAFADSGEPDFQFRFGLDRILDGLAGLIAERTAPPSA; from the coding sequence GTGAGCCTGCAGATGGCCTGGGGCCTGCGCGAACGCCCCGGCAAGGGCCCCCGCCCGACCCTCACCCTCCCCAAGATCGTCGACGCGGCCGTCGCCCTGGCCGCGACCGAGGGCATGGACGCCGTCTCCATGGGCCGCGTGGCCAAGGAGCTGGGCGTCTCGACGATGTCCCTCTACCGCTACGTCACGGCGAAGGAAGAGCTGTACATCCTGATGTCCGAGGCGGGCGTCGGCACCCCGCCGCCGCTCCCGCCGGAGGCGGAGGGGTGGGACTGGCGGGCCCTGCTGACCGACTGGGCGTACGCCCAGCGCACCCTCCTCATGACCAAGCCGTGGATCCTGCGCATCCCGCTCAACGCCCCGCCCGCCTCACCCAACCAGCTCGCCTGGATGGAACGCGGCCTCGCCTCCATGGCCGGCACGGCCCTGGAGGAGGGCGAGAAGCTCTCCGCGATCATCCTCATCGGGGGCCTGGTCCGGAACGAGGCCACCATGGCCGCCGACATGATGGACGCCATCATCAAGAGCGGCGTCGCCCCCGACCAGGTCATCGGCCGCTACGTGAAGACGTTGAACCTGCTCACCGCCTCCGACACCCACCCCGCCCTGACGCGCCTGCTGTCCTCGGGCGCCTTCGCCGACTCGGGCGAGCCCGACTTCCAGTTCCGCTTCGGCCTGGACCGCATCCTCGACGGCCTGGCGGGCTTGATCGCGGAGCGGACCGCCCCGCCGAGCGCTTAG